One genomic window of Psychrobacillus sp. INOP01 includes the following:
- the gltB gene encoding glutamate synthase large subunit: MTFHQLPQAQGMYDPSFEHDACGIGLYAHIKGNATHDIVKKGLEMLCRLEHRAGRGGDGKTGDGAGLMVQIPDIFFRVVCNEWDLPEKGKYGVGMLFFTNDSNERKLIEQKINDLIAAEGQVLIGWRTVPIDASGLSDKAKETAPFVRQVFIQSNNEMESLAFERKLYIIRKLAEHWAERQSLKFYCASLSSQTIVYKGLLTPEEVDLFYVDLQDELFTSAFSLVHSRYSTNTFPSWERAHPNRYIVHNGEINTLRGNINWMKAREKQFVSKAFGKDLSKLLPIIDSNGSDSSMLDNAFELFVLAGRTPAHTAMMLIPEPWTENPHITEEKKAFYAYHSSLMEPWDGPTAISFTNGKQIGAILDRNGLRPARYLVTKDDYIVFSSEVGVVDIDEESILYKERLSPGRMLLVDLEKGRIISDEEIKTEMAKAQPYQQWLSENMYKIPVTEEKAEELDDLLFRQKAFGYTFEDVHKYMIPIATDGKDPIGSMGNDTPLAVLSERPQSLFNYFKQLFAQVTNPPIDSIREHIVTSTMTLLGAEGDLLHPNASNAKRIFLDTPILTNGQLAHLKKNNIESFTTVDIHLNMSEDLELDLEILSKKVDGLIEQGISLLILSDRQIQEQQPTIPVLLAASHVHQHLLRNGNRTKVSIIVESGELREVHQFAALIGFGVDAINPYLAYATIAEAIQDGHLTSSYSEAVAKYSQGIADGVVKVMSKMGISTVQSYRGAQIFEAVGISKDVIERYFTGTVSQLSGIDLATIAREAFNRHEQAVVASGNSLESGSDFQWRSNGEHHAFNPKTIHTLQWATRRGDYGLYRQYAEMANEEQIGFLRNLLTFKKGHKSIPIEDVESVEKIVKRFKTGAMSYGSLSQEAHETLAIAMNRIGGKSNSGEGGEHPSRYELDANGDNRRSAIKQIASGRFGVKSHYLVQANELQIKMAQGAKPGEGGQLPGNKVYPWVADVRGSTTGVGLISPPPHHDIYSIEDMAQLIHDLKNANRTARISVKLVAKSGVGTIAAGVAKGAADVIVISGYDGGTGASPKTSIKHTGLPWELGLAEAHQTLMLNGLRNRVVLETDGKLMTGKDVVMAALLGAEEYGFATAPLIVMGCIMMRACHLDTCPVGIATQNPDLRDKFTGTADYVVNFMKFVAEEVREYMALLGFRTVEEMVGRTDALEVSERAKAHWKAKQLNLDALLYQPEGSRTWNTQQDHKIDESFDIKVLLPKLKKVIESQSKAELYFPISNRERVVGTVIGSEISKQYGARGLADDSIVLRFTGAAGQSFGAFIPKGMSMYITGDVNDYFGKGLSGGKLIVTAPIQGKAEQNVIAGNVALYGATSGTAFINGRAGERFAVRNSGVDVVVEGIGDHGCEYMTGGRAVILGDVGKNFGAGMSGGIAYVLVDDVSGFKEKCNTEMIGFEQIQTTDELHAVRQLIMDHYYYTKSTKAMNLLDNWDESASRFVKVVPNDYKKMLDKIQSFKVQGLTDDAAAMQAFLSTSIVKDRKTEELAKK, encoded by the coding sequence GGTTGGAGAACGGTGCCAATCGATGCAAGTGGATTAAGTGATAAAGCAAAGGAAACTGCACCCTTCGTTCGTCAAGTTTTTATTCAATCAAATAACGAAATGGAATCATTAGCTTTTGAACGTAAATTATATATTATTCGTAAACTAGCTGAGCATTGGGCTGAACGTCAAAGTCTTAAATTCTATTGTGCGAGTCTTTCCAGTCAAACAATTGTTTATAAAGGACTGTTAACTCCAGAAGAGGTAGATTTGTTTTATGTCGATTTACAGGATGAATTATTCACTTCTGCATTTTCACTTGTACATTCCCGTTATAGTACAAATACGTTTCCAAGCTGGGAGCGAGCACATCCCAACCGCTATATTGTTCACAACGGTGAAATCAACACATTACGTGGCAACATCAACTGGATGAAGGCTCGAGAAAAACAATTTGTTTCAAAAGCTTTTGGCAAAGACCTGTCGAAGCTATTGCCAATTATCGATTCAAACGGTAGTGATTCTTCCATGCTCGACAATGCATTTGAATTATTTGTTTTAGCTGGCAGAACACCTGCTCATACCGCTATGATGCTTATACCAGAGCCATGGACTGAGAATCCACATATTACGGAGGAAAAAAAAGCTTTCTATGCATATCATAGTAGTTTAATGGAACCTTGGGATGGTCCTACTGCTATTTCTTTTACAAACGGGAAACAGATTGGTGCTATTTTAGATCGTAATGGATTGCGTCCTGCGCGTTATCTCGTAACGAAAGATGACTATATTGTTTTCTCCTCTGAAGTTGGAGTAGTGGACATAGACGAAGAGAGTATTTTATATAAAGAACGTCTAAGCCCTGGAAGGATGCTATTAGTTGATTTGGAAAAAGGAAGAATTATTTCTGATGAGGAAATAAAAACAGAAATGGCAAAGGCTCAGCCTTATCAACAATGGCTATCAGAAAATATGTATAAGATTCCCGTAACGGAAGAAAAAGCAGAAGAGCTTGATGATTTATTATTCCGTCAAAAAGCATTTGGATATACGTTTGAAGATGTGCATAAGTATATGATTCCAATAGCAACGGATGGGAAGGATCCAATCGGATCTATGGGTAACGACACACCTTTAGCGGTACTATCTGAACGTCCCCAGTCGTTATTCAATTATTTTAAACAACTTTTTGCTCAAGTTACTAATCCCCCTATTGATTCGATAAGGGAACATATTGTAACTTCTACTATGACACTGCTTGGAGCAGAAGGAGATTTGCTACATCCAAATGCCTCAAACGCAAAACGGATTTTCTTAGACACACCTATCTTAACTAATGGTCAACTAGCACATTTAAAAAAGAATAATATAGAATCATTTACTACTGTAGACATCCATTTAAATATGTCAGAAGATTTAGAGTTAGATTTAGAAATTCTTTCTAAAAAAGTGGATGGATTAATTGAACAAGGAATATCATTATTAATACTTTCTGATAGACAAATTCAGGAACAGCAACCCACAATTCCAGTATTATTAGCAGCGAGTCATGTGCACCAACATTTACTGCGTAATGGAAATCGTACAAAAGTAAGTATCATTGTGGAATCTGGAGAACTTAGAGAAGTACATCAGTTTGCTGCACTTATCGGATTTGGTGTAGATGCTATCAATCCTTATCTTGCTTATGCAACGATTGCAGAAGCTATACAGGATGGGCATCTAACAAGTAGTTATTCAGAAGCAGTTGCTAAATACAGTCAAGGAATTGCAGATGGAGTAGTAAAAGTAATGTCCAAAATGGGGATTTCCACTGTACAAAGCTACCGTGGTGCACAAATTTTTGAAGCTGTTGGTATTAGTAAAGACGTTATTGAGCGTTATTTTACTGGTACAGTTTCACAACTTAGTGGAATCGATTTAGCAACAATTGCGCGGGAAGCTTTTAATAGGCATGAACAAGCAGTTGTTGCTTCAGGTAATTCACTAGAATCAGGCAGCGATTTTCAGTGGAGAAGTAATGGAGAGCATCATGCATTCAATCCTAAAACAATTCATACGCTTCAATGGGCAACTAGAAGAGGGGACTATGGATTATATAGACAATATGCAGAAATGGCAAATGAGGAGCAAATTGGATTCTTAAGAAATCTACTAACGTTCAAAAAAGGCCATAAAAGTATTCCAATTGAGGACGTAGAATCTGTTGAGAAAATAGTTAAACGTTTTAAAACAGGTGCAATGTCATATGGTTCGTTAAGTCAAGAAGCACATGAAACATTAGCGATTGCGATGAATCGTATAGGTGGTAAAAGTAATAGTGGGGAAGGCGGCGAGCATCCGAGTCGTTATGAACTAGATGCTAATGGTGATAACCGAAGAAGTGCTATTAAACAGATTGCATCTGGCCGATTTGGTGTAAAAAGTCATTATCTCGTTCAAGCAAATGAATTACAGATTAAAATGGCACAGGGTGCAAAACCAGGAGAAGGCGGGCAATTACCAGGCAACAAAGTATATCCTTGGGTTGCAGATGTTCGTGGTTCTACAACAGGAGTAGGTTTAATCTCTCCACCGCCGCATCATGACATCTATTCCATTGAAGATATGGCACAGCTTATTCACGATTTAAAAAATGCCAATAGAACTGCAAGAATTAGTGTTAAACTTGTTGCAAAATCTGGAGTAGGAACAATTGCAGCAGGTGTAGCCAAAGGCGCAGCTGATGTAATTGTAATTAGTGGATATGACGGAGGAACAGGTGCATCACCTAAAACGAGTATTAAACATACTGGTCTACCATGGGAGCTAGGACTTGCTGAAGCACATCAAACATTAATGTTAAATGGTTTACGCAATCGTGTAGTGTTAGAAACCGACGGGAAACTAATGACAGGTAAAGATGTTGTAATGGCAGCTTTACTAGGAGCTGAAGAGTACGGGTTTGCAACAGCACCACTTATTGTAATGGGATGTATTATGATGCGAGCTTGCCACCTAGATACCTGTCCAGTTGGAATTGCCACACAAAATCCAGACCTCCGTGATAAATTTACGGGAACTGCAGATTATGTAGTTAACTTCATGAAGTTCGTAGCAGAAGAAGTGCGAGAATACATGGCATTATTAGGCTTTAGAACAGTCGAAGAAATGGTTGGCCGAACAGATGCCTTAGAGGTTAGTGAGCGTGCAAAAGCTCATTGGAAAGCAAAACAGCTAAATTTAGATGCCCTATTATACCAACCAGAAGGATCGAGAACTTGGAATACACAGCAGGATCATAAAATTGATGAATCGTTTGATATAAAAGTATTACTTCCTAAGTTGAAAAAGGTGATTGAAAGTCAGTCAAAAGCTGAATTGTACTTTCCAATATCCAACAGAGAGCGTGTTGTGGGAACAGTGATTGGAAGTGAGATTTCTAAACAATATGGTGCAAGAGGGTTAGCGGATGATTCGATCGTTTTAAGATTTACAGGGGCAGCAGGTCAAAGTTTTGGTGCATTTATTCCAAAAGGAATGTCGATGTATATTACGGGCGATGTAAATGATTATTTTGGAAAAGGATTATCGGGTGGAAAACTAATTGTAACAGCCCCTATTCAAGGTAAGGCTGAACAAAATGTTATTGCTGGGAATGTTGCGCTTTACGGTGCAACGAGTGGGACTGCATTTATAAATGGACGTGCTGGGGAGCGCTTTGCAGTTCGAAATAGTGGAGTAGATGTTGTCGTAGAAGGTATTGGTGACCATGGATGTGAATACATGACAGGTGGCCGTGCTGTGATTTTAGGAGATGTAGGGAAAAATTTCGGGGCAGGAATGTCCGGAGGAATTGCGTATGTACTTGTAGATGACGTGAGCGGGTTTAAAGAAAAATGTAATACGGAAATGATTGGATTCGAGCAAATACAAACTACAGATGAGCTACATGCTGTTCGCCAATTAATAATGGATCATTATTATTACACAAAGAGTACGAAAGCAATGAATTTATTGGATAACTGGGATGAATCAGCTAGTCGATTTGTGAAAGTTGTACCAAATGATTATAAAAAAATGTTGGATAAAATCCAGTCATTTAAAGTACAGGGTCTAACTGATGATGCGGCAGCAATGCAAGCATTTTTGTCAACTTCTATTGTGAAGGATAGAAAAACAGAAGAACTAGCAAAAAAATAA
- the hisH gene encoding imidazole glycerol phosphate synthase subunit HisH yields the protein MIGIIDYGAGNLHSVLKAIKQLGYKTKLITKASDHTDEITKLILPGVGNAKVAMDVLNSTGLSDYLKAKVLDGTPLLGICLGMQLLLETSEEGNVPCLGLLTGTVPEFTDESEKIPHMGWNQVKDVQNHFLFENIPDETDFYFVHSYFAKPEKHEDILGETDYGLNFASVIGNSSQVMGVQFHPEKSGKYGIQLLDNYCKQGDK from the coding sequence ATGATTGGAATTATAGATTATGGAGCAGGAAATTTACATAGTGTGTTAAAGGCAATTAAACAGCTTGGATATAAAACGAAGCTCATTACGAAGGCAAGTGATCATACCGATGAAATTACTAAGTTAATCCTTCCAGGAGTTGGAAACGCTAAAGTTGCTATGGATGTTTTGAATAGCACCGGTCTAAGTGATTATTTAAAAGCGAAAGTTTTGGACGGGACTCCATTATTAGGTATATGCCTTGGGATGCAGCTTTTATTAGAAACGAGCGAGGAAGGAAATGTGCCTTGTCTTGGATTACTAACAGGGACAGTACCTGAATTTACCGATGAATCGGAGAAAATTCCACATATGGGCTGGAACCAAGTGAAAGATGTTCAAAATCATTTTCTATTTGAAAATATTCCAGATGAAACGGACTTTTACTTTGTTCACTCCTATTTTGCAAAACCAGAGAAACACGAAGATATTTTAGGTGAAACAGACTATGGATTAAATTTTGCCTCGGTTATAGGTAATTCTTCTCAAGTAATGGGCGTACAATTTCATCCAGAAAAAAGTGGTAAGTATGGCATACAGCTTTTAGATAATTACTGTAAACAAGGAGATAAATAG
- the hisF gene encoding imidazole glycerol phosphate synthase subunit HisF, with amino-acid sequence MLRKRIVPAIDVLNDQAVKYVQFRNPTIIGDPAELGKKYTEDGADELIYLDTTASLKNQDLKLEWIQRVAEQVNIPFSVIGGVRTVEDFKNLLRAGADKVGVNSAAVRRPELLKEAADIYGKQCVVLGLDAMPIYNEHEEIIRWEVYTHSGHEKTGLDVVEWAQQAADLGAGEIICTSIHKDGMKNGYDVALIKLLSEKVNIPIIASGGAGKIEHIEEVFLEGKADAALVASMIHYGDYTIGEIKSYLQTKNVNVRLT; translated from the coding sequence ATGTTAAGAAAACGAATTGTACCAGCCATTGATGTATTAAATGATCAAGCAGTTAAGTATGTTCAATTTAGAAATCCTACTATTATAGGTGATCCTGCAGAGCTTGGTAAAAAGTATACCGAAGATGGTGCAGATGAATTAATCTATCTTGACACTACTGCCTCCCTGAAAAACCAAGATTTAAAATTAGAATGGATACAACGAGTTGCCGAACAAGTAAATATTCCATTTTCCGTAATCGGTGGCGTTCGTACAGTAGAAGATTTCAAAAATTTACTACGGGCTGGAGCAGATAAGGTGGGGGTCAACTCTGCTGCAGTAAGGCGTCCAGAATTACTCAAAGAAGCAGCAGATATTTACGGCAAACAATGCGTCGTATTAGGGTTAGATGCCATGCCAATTTATAATGAGCATGAAGAAATTATTAGATGGGAAGTTTACACACATTCCGGTCATGAGAAAACTGGACTCGATGTTGTTGAATGGGCACAGCAAGCCGCAGACCTAGGTGCGGGAGAAATTATTTGTACAAGTATCCATAAAGATGGCATGAAAAATGGCTATGATGTAGCGCTGATCAAGCTATTATCGGAAAAAGTAAACATCCCAATAATCGCATCAGGTGGTGCAGGAAAAATCGAACATATTGAAGAAGTCTTCTTAGAGGGGAAAGCAGATGCTGCTCTTGTTGCATCAATGATTCACTATGGAGATTATACAATAGGGGAAATTAAATCCTACTTGCAAACTAAAAATGTGAATGTACGTCTTACTTAA
- a CDS encoding spore coat protein yields MTQNPFGQGQGQTHQNMQTGNIPQNMNHGGHEVFDLHEVLSTVVSGLNLKTLLRPHVKDQELLNILDRQYAFALDEYNITVECFKTGTDPSHPTSSYKMQTGNDFIYGIKPSQPKKPIQSANELSDELISGYLLGAAKASATIKTGAALETTNPVVRRVLADSIPNCIEMAYELSIYQNKHHYYQVPQLDQQSMQAMTNSFGPAQGKMMS; encoded by the coding sequence ATGACACAAAACCCATTTGGACAAGGTCAAGGTCAAACACATCAAAATATGCAAACTGGTAATATCCCGCAAAATATGAATCATGGCGGTCATGAGGTTTTTGACCTGCATGAAGTACTATCGACAGTTGTTTCTGGATTAAATTTAAAAACACTTCTTCGTCCACATGTAAAAGACCAGGAACTGCTGAATATTTTAGATCGACAATATGCATTCGCATTAGACGAATATAATATTACGGTAGAATGCTTTAAAACAGGTACAGATCCATCACACCCAACTTCTAGCTATAAAATGCAAACTGGAAATGATTTTATTTATGGTATAAAACCTTCCCAACCCAAAAAGCCAATCCAATCTGCCAATGAGCTTTCGGACGAACTGATTTCTGGATACCTTCTTGGAGCTGCGAAAGCCTCCGCCACTATAAAAACTGGAGCTGCATTAGAAACAACGAATCCGGTTGTTCGCCGTGTGCTAGCAGATTCAATTCCTAACTGCATTGAAATGGCTTATGAGCTTTCCATTTATCAAAACAAACACCATTATTACCAAGTTCCACAGCTGGATCAGCAAAGCATGCAAGCAATGACGAACTCATTTGGCCCTGCTCAAGGTAAAATGATGAGCTAA
- a CDS encoding DUF2642 domain-containing protein, with product MNDKPQATVEFVSHFEGYVYQVAKGLKDKMIAVQTTRSTIQGRLMGIAPDHLVVDVSGVPFYVRTQQIVWISPIK from the coding sequence GTGAACGACAAACCACAGGCGACCGTAGAATTTGTAAGTCATTTTGAAGGTTATGTATATCAGGTAGCTAAGGGATTGAAGGACAAAATGATTGCTGTTCAAACTACTAGAAGTACAATACAAGGTAGACTTATGGGTATTGCACCAGATCATCTAGTAGTGGACGTAAGCGGGGTCCCGTTTTATGTCAGAACACAACAAATAGTGTGGATTTCACCTATAAAATAA
- a CDS encoding SLOG family protein has protein sequence MIKRLLVTGYKAHELGIFNESHEGIPIIKKAIETQLRVLLDEGLEWVILGGQQGVETWTAELILELKVEYPHVKFAIITPFLEQEKNWNEQKKEMYERLLMQADYHTSVTKKPYEAPWQFIERNKFVVRNSDGMLIVYDEENEGSPKFIKKLAEQFAEKNDYRLIVIDAYDLQVMAEEIAEEGRNQFL, from the coding sequence ATGATTAAAAGATTATTAGTAACAGGTTATAAAGCACATGAATTAGGAATATTTAATGAATCCCATGAAGGAATTCCTATCATTAAAAAAGCAATAGAAACTCAACTTCGTGTTTTATTGGATGAAGGATTAGAGTGGGTAATATTAGGTGGTCAACAAGGGGTAGAAACTTGGACTGCTGAACTAATTTTAGAGCTTAAAGTTGAGTATCCACATGTAAAATTTGCAATTATTACCCCCTTTTTAGAGCAAGAAAAAAATTGGAATGAACAAAAGAAAGAAATGTATGAGCGACTATTAATGCAAGCTGATTATCATACAAGTGTCACTAAAAAACCGTATGAAGCTCCTTGGCAGTTTATAGAGAGAAATAAATTCGTTGTTCGTAATTCGGATGGAATGTTAATCGTATACGACGAGGAAAATGAAGGCTCACCGAAGTTCATCAAAAAATTAGCCGAGCAATTTGCTGAAAAAAATGATTATCGATTAATCGTTATTGATGCATATGATCTCCAAGTAATGGCAGAAGAAATAGCTGAAGAAGGAAGGAATCAATTTCTATGA
- a CDS encoding manganese catalase family protein: protein MFQRVDKLLIDLPTVEYGDANAASAVQELLGGKFGEMSTLNNYMYQSFNFRGRTKLKPFYDLVASITAEEFGHVELVSNTINLLNKNSSFTGDPNTTPLQDAIDKRNTYAFIANAQTSLAGDSMGNPWRGDYVFSSGNLVLDLLHNFFLECGARTHKMRVYEMTDHPTAREMIGYLLVRGGTHVLAYAKAIEIATGTDVTKMLPIPNLDNRVFDTARKYEDQGYGNVLFTWNNVGDYKDINQIWKGTNPLSGEQLYVKEGSPKGYDIPDLRSLPEEFAPGIGPDEYEAIAKRLLANM, encoded by the coding sequence TTGTTTCAAAGAGTGGATAAATTATTAATCGATCTACCCACTGTCGAATATGGGGATGCTAATGCTGCTTCAGCGGTACAAGAGTTACTAGGCGGGAAATTTGGAGAAATGTCGACATTAAATAATTATATGTATCAATCATTCAATTTTCGTGGAAGGACGAAATTAAAACCATTTTATGATTTAGTAGCTAGCATTACTGCAGAAGAGTTTGGACATGTGGAATTAGTATCCAATACTATTAACCTGCTAAACAAAAATTCTTCTTTTACAGGTGATCCAAATACCACTCCGCTTCAAGATGCTATAGACAAACGAAATACTTACGCTTTTATCGCGAATGCTCAAACATCCTTGGCTGGAGATTCCATGGGAAATCCTTGGAGAGGTGACTACGTATTTTCAAGTGGAAACTTAGTATTAGATTTACTTCATAACTTCTTTTTAGAATGTGGTGCTAGAACTCATAAAATGCGCGTATATGAGATGACGGATCACCCGACAGCTCGAGAAATGATTGGATATTTACTTGTACGTGGAGGAACACATGTTCTTGCGTATGCAAAAGCTATTGAGATAGCGACTGGAACAGATGTCACGAAAATGTTACCAATACCAAACCTAGATAATCGTGTATTTGATACTGCAAGAAAGTATGAAGATCAAGGGTATGGTAATGTATTATTCACATGGAATAATGTAGGTGACTACAAAGATATTAATCAGATTTGGAAAGGCACTAATCCGTTGAGTGGAGAACAGCTATATGTGAAAGAGGGAAGTCCAAAAGGGTATGATATTCCTGATTTAAGATCATTACCAGAAGAATTTGCACCAGGTATAGGACCGGACGAATATGAAGCTATAGCAAAAAGATTATTGGCTAATATGTAA
- the gltD gene encoding glutamate synthase small subunit: MGKPTGFMEYGREKSKEVAPLKRINNWKEYSSKLTDESLQKQGARCMDCGTPFCHMGIEVRGATSGCPINNLIPEWNDLVYKGKWEEALERLLMTNNFPEFTGRVCPAPCEGSCTLAISDPAVSIKNIERTIIDKGFENGWIVPRIPLSRTGKKIAIIGSGPAGLASADDLNQAGHSVTVFERSDRAGGLLMYGIPNMKLEKDIVERRIQLLQREGIDFILNTEVGVDISAEQLKEQYDAVILCIGAQKQRVLHMEGSKSKGIHLAMDYLTTTTKSLLDSNFKDNQFINTKGKDVIVIGGGDTGADCVATALRQKCRSVVQFGKHPQLPATRAEDNQWPTDPTIFKLEYAYEEADAKYGKDPREYLIQTKKIIADANGNLKELHTIQMEKILGEDEFYFFKEVPGTEKVWPAQFVFIAIGFEGPETTLADQFGVRVSNKKITASTKDYSTNVEGVFTAGDARRGQSLIVWAIKEGQEVAKRVSEYVSNKPVIIS, encoded by the coding sequence ATGGGAAAACCTACAGGATTTATGGAATATGGACGGGAAAAAAGTAAAGAGGTGGCCCCTCTCAAACGTATAAACAATTGGAAAGAATACTCTTCCAAGCTAACGGATGAATCTTTACAAAAACAAGGGGCAAGATGTATGGACTGCGGAACTCCGTTTTGTCATATGGGAATAGAGGTTAGGGGGGCTACTTCAGGTTGCCCTATAAATAACCTTATCCCAGAGTGGAACGATCTTGTCTATAAAGGGAAATGGGAAGAAGCACTAGAAAGATTGCTTATGACTAATAATTTTCCTGAGTTTACAGGTCGGGTTTGTCCAGCACCATGTGAAGGTTCGTGTACTCTGGCTATTTCAGATCCAGCAGTTTCTATTAAAAATATTGAGCGTACTATTATTGATAAAGGCTTTGAAAACGGCTGGATAGTTCCACGAATTCCATTATCAAGAACTGGGAAGAAAATAGCTATTATTGGCTCTGGTCCTGCTGGACTTGCAAGTGCAGATGACCTCAATCAGGCAGGTCATTCTGTTACCGTTTTTGAGCGTTCTGATCGAGCAGGTGGACTTCTAATGTATGGGATTCCAAATATGAAACTAGAAAAAGATATTGTAGAACGTCGGATTCAATTACTTCAGCGGGAGGGTATTGATTTTATCCTTAATACAGAGGTTGGAGTGGATATTTCAGCAGAGCAGTTAAAAGAACAGTACGATGCGGTTATTTTATGCATTGGAGCACAGAAACAACGTGTGCTTCATATGGAAGGCAGTAAATCTAAAGGGATACATCTTGCAATGGATTATCTTACAACGACTACAAAGAGTTTATTGGACTCTAATTTTAAGGATAATCAGTTTATCAATACAAAAGGTAAAGATGTAATAGTCATTGGAGGTGGAGACACTGGAGCTGACTGTGTGGCGACTGCTCTTCGTCAAAAGTGTCGGAGTGTTGTCCAATTTGGCAAACATCCTCAACTTCCAGCAACTCGAGCAGAAGATAATCAATGGCCGACTGATCCAACTATTTTCAAACTAGAATATGCTTATGAAGAAGCAGATGCAAAGTATGGAAAAGATCCAAGAGAATATTTAATTCAAACGAAGAAAATCATTGCTGATGCGAATGGGAATTTAAAAGAGCTGCATACGATCCAAATGGAAAAGATTCTTGGAGAAGATGAGTTTTACTTTTTTAAAGAAGTTCCAGGAACAGAGAAAGTATGGCCTGCCCAATTTGTATTTATAGCTATTGGTTTTGAAGGACCAGAAACTACTTTAGCAGACCAGTTTGGTGTTCGGGTTTCAAATAAAAAGATTACTGCATCTACAAAAGATTACTCAACAAACGTTGAGGGAGTCTTTACAGCTGGTGATGCTAGAAGAGGGCAAAGCTTGATCGTTTGGGCTATCAAAGAAGGGCAAGAAGTAGCAAAACGTGTAAGTGAATATGTAAGTAATAAACCGGTCATAATCTCATGA
- a CDS encoding HAD family phosphatase, with translation MRVAIFDFDGTIYAEETFTLLMKHLKEHPIYHSSYKRFYRAIVPPYIANKIKLYPDNKMKKRSMQLYLEAFEGLTKQEMDVYFEEIKAVMQQDFNQTVLERLKLHQKENVHILLVSGAYTQFLERVTEGLVFNQIIGTDIFYKDDKVYTKNILTHVNGEQKTMKVHEALSGHKIDWENSFAYGDSFSDLPVLELVGNPVAVRPEEKLRSLANERGWEVMD, from the coding sequence ATGCGAGTAGCTATTTTTGATTTTGACGGAACTATTTATGCAGAAGAAACATTTACATTATTAATGAAGCATTTAAAAGAACACCCTATCTATCATTCATCATACAAACGTTTTTACCGAGCAATCGTGCCGCCATACATAGCAAATAAAATCAAATTATATCCGGATAACAAAATGAAAAAACGTTCCATGCAATTATATTTAGAAGCATTTGAAGGTCTGACAAAACAGGAAATGGATGTATATTTTGAGGAAATCAAAGCTGTCATGCAGCAAGATTTTAACCAAACAGTGTTAGAAAGACTCAAACTTCATCAGAAAGAGAATGTTCATATTTTACTAGTATCCGGTGCTTATACACAGTTTTTAGAACGTGTGACAGAAGGACTTGTGTTCAATCAAATAATTGGAACTGATATATTTTATAAGGACGATAAAGTCTATACCAAGAATATACTTACCCATGTAAATGGGGAACAAAAAACAATGAAGGTCCATGAAGCTTTGAGTGGACATAAAATTGACTGGGAAAATAGTTTTGCCTATGGAGATAGTTTTTCAGACTTGCCGGTTTTAGAGCTAGTAGGAAATCCCGTGGCCGTTAGACCAGAAGAAAAGCTACGGAGTTTAGCAAATGAGCGTGGATGGGAAGTAATGGATTAA